CATGTATTTGATAAGCATGTGGGTTTGTCAGACCAAGAATTGCTTAATAGACTGAATGCTAACCCGAAGATAACGGGTGCATCAACATTTACTGACGACCTTTCGGCCAATAATGTTGTGAATTCCGTTCTAACAGACCCGAAGAAGCAGGCTGAAATCAACAATTGGCTGGCCAATGGCGCAAAAGGAAATTTGCCATTGTCATACCAAGGTACTACCGTTATCGGGCGGGGAGTTACACGAGGTTCAACCAATATTGAGAATATGACTAATGCAAAAATTATCCTTAAAAGTAACGGGAATGGCGGATACGATATTTTGACTGCTTACACAACTAGATAGGAGGATGCGGATGACCCCCGAGTGGAAAGAGCTAAAAAATTTTCTTGGCGGGACCTTTCATCAAGATATTACTTCGCCAGAAGAAGCTTTAGAAGATTATATTGAATCTGTTGATAAGGATTGGATTCAGACAATAATGGACATTACAAATAGTTTTTTAGAAAGCAATCTAACTGAGGAGGAAAAAAACAAATTTATTCAGACTTACGCTGAAATCTATTTTCCTGCAGTTGGGAGAAAACCGGTTGAGTGGCTAGAAGATGTTGCAATAAGGTTCAAAAAGAGCCTGAGCGATCGAGATAAAGGTAATAAGGTAATTAGGTAACACGCATATTTCGTTTGTGGGAAGCGTGGGACGAAAACTTTAAGGAAGCGCGGGGACGAAAGGGTGACACCGGGGACGATCGCCTTTTGACACGTTATTTTTAAAGCGAAAACAAACAGCGGAGCAGCGGACAAAATACGTTCGTTGCTTCGCTATTTGTTTAGACGGAAGCGAATAGATGCAGTGGAACGGGGTGCTGTTTGTAAGACTCACGGCGGACTCACGGGGACGGTTCTCTTGCCGAATAGC
The window above is part of the Acetonema longum DSM 6540 genome. Proteins encoded here:
- a CDS encoding contact-dependent growth inhibition system immunity protein, with product MTPEWKELKNFLGGTFHQDITSPEEALEDYIESVDKDWIQTIMDITNSFLESNLTEEEKNKFIQTYAEIYFPAVGRKPVEWLEDVAIRFKKSLSDRDKGNKVIR
- a CDS encoding RNase A-like domain-containing protein; this translates as VISFITKGEKAVVRVSKIATKADDLADAAKLADTTGDAAKAAGKTADAVQGTINTEKIKPDFKTSSNGVSEAVGKGQHVFDKHVGLSDQELLNRLNANPKITGASTFTDDLSANNVVNSVLTDPKKQAEINNWLANGAKGNLPLSYQGTTVIGRGVTRGSTNIENMTNAKIILKSNGNGGYDILTAYTTR